In the genome of Neovison vison isolate M4711 chromosome 3, ASM_NN_V1, whole genome shotgun sequence, one region contains:
- the NIPSNAP1 gene encoding protein NipSnap homolog 1, protein MAPRLCSISAAARRLLEGPRPGAGDFAAAARFYSKDNESSWFRSLFVHKVDPRKDAHSTLLSKKETSNLYKIQFHNVKPECLDAYNSLTEAVLPKLHLDEDYPCSLVGNWNTWYGEQDQAVHLWRFSGGYPALMDCMNKLKSNKEYLEFRKERSQMLLSRRNQMLLEFSFWNEPQPRAGPNIYELRTYKLKPGTMIEWGNNWARAIKYRQENQEAVGGFFSQIGELYVVHHLWAYKDLQSREETRNAAWRKRGWDENVYYTVPLVRHMESRIMIPLKISPLQ, encoded by the exons ATGGCTCCGCGGCTGTGCAGCATCTCTGCGGCGGCGCGGCGGCTGCTGGAGGGCCCGAGGCCCGGCGCCGGGGACTTTGCGGCTGCTGCGCG CTTCTATTCCAAGGACAATGAAAGTAGCTGGTTCCGCTCCCTCTTTGTGCACAAGGTGGATCCCCGGAAGGATGCCCACTCCACCCTGCTATCCAAGAAGGAGACCAGCAACCTCTACAAGATCCAGT TTCACAATGTGAAGCCTGAGTGTCTGGATGCCTACAACAGCCTGAC ggaggcTGTGCTGCCCAAGCTGCACCTGGATGAGGACTATCCCTGCTCGCTCGTGGGCAACTGGAACACATGGTACGGGGAGCAGGACCAGGCAG TACACCTGTGGCGATTCTCAGGCGGCTACCCAGCCCTCATGGACTGCATGAACAAGCTCAAAAGCAACAAG GAGTACCTGGAGTTCCGAAAGGAGCGGAGCCAGATGCTGCTGTCCAGGAGAAACCAGATGCTCCTTGAGTTCAGCTTCTGGAACGAGCCACAGCCCAGAGCAGGCCCCAACATCTATGAGCTGAGGACATACAAGCTCAAG CCAGGAACCATGATTGAGTGGGGGAACAACTG GGCTCGGGCCATCAAGTACCGGCAAGAGAACCAGGAGGCGGTGGGCGGCTTCTTCTCGCAAATAGGAGAGCTCTACGTTGTGCATCATCTCTGGG CCTATAAAGACCTGCAGTCTCGGGAAGAGACTCGAAATGCTGCCTGGAGGAAGAGGGGCTGGGACGAAAATGTCTACTACACAG TCCCACTGGTGCGACACATGGAgtctcggatcatgatcccattGAAGATCTCGCCTCTCCAGTGa